A stretch of the Desulfobacter sp. genome encodes the following:
- a CDS encoding citrate synthase yields MEETAKLIIDGKEIFLPVFTGSEGEKAIDIRRLRQETGCITFDPGYGNTGACKSQITFMNGEQGILRYRGIPIEQLAEHSTFVETAFLLITGKLPTRGELTRTSVYLNDFSALHENMKSFYRNYPSRSHPMGILAAMVNAMRSFYPELIDIEEEMDKTFLRIISKIRTMAAMAYKISIGQRVVYPRPDLCYCTNFLNMMFDSKVVPYRIDDDLVRALNVFWILHADHEQNCSTTAVRVVGSGKVNIYAAISAGISALWGPLHGGANQAVIQMLERIQKEGLTIEQCIARAKDKNDEFRLMGFGHRVYKTYDPRAKIMKKMCDIVLSKVRRNDPLLDIARQLEEAALEESYFKDKNLYPNVDFYSGIVLRAMGIPTDMFTVMFAIGRLPGWIAQWKEDMADPEMKISRPRQIYTGATIHDYTPIGQRNAGQEF; encoded by the coding sequence ATGGAAGAGACGGCAAAACTTATCATAGACGGAAAAGAGATCTTTCTGCCTGTTTTTACAGGGTCTGAAGGGGAAAAAGCCATTGACATCAGACGCCTCAGGCAGGAGACTGGCTGCATCACCTTTGATCCGGGTTACGGGAATACAGGTGCCTGTAAAAGCCAGATTACCTTTATGAACGGAGAACAGGGGATTCTCAGATACCGGGGGATTCCCATTGAGCAATTGGCAGAGCATTCCACCTTTGTGGAGACCGCTTTTTTGCTGATTACAGGCAAGTTGCCCACACGGGGGGAACTGACAAGAACCTCTGTTTACCTCAATGATTTTTCCGCCCTTCATGAAAACATGAAGTCTTTTTACCGGAATTATCCGTCCCGGTCTCATCCCATGGGGATCCTGGCCGCCATGGTCAATGCCATGAGAAGTTTTTATCCCGAACTCATAGACATTGAAGAGGAAATGGACAAAACCTTTTTGCGGATTATTTCCAAGATAAGAACCATGGCAGCCATGGCATATAAGATTTCCATCGGCCAGCGGGTGGTGTATCCGCGGCCTGATCTCTGCTATTGCACCAATTTTCTTAACATGATGTTTGACTCCAAAGTGGTGCCCTACCGCATTGATGATGATCTGGTCCGGGCCTTGAATGTGTTTTGGATTCTCCATGCCGATCATGAACAAAATTGTTCCACAACCGCCGTCAGGGTGGTCGGATCGGGCAAGGTCAATATTTATGCCGCAATTTCAGCCGGTATATCTGCCTTGTGGGGACCCCTTCATGGGGGGGCAAACCAGGCGGTGATTCAGATGCTCGAGAGAATCCAAAAAGAAGGACTTACCATTGAACAATGTATTGCCCGGGCCAAGGACAAGAACGATGAGTTCCGGCTCATGGGGTTTGGGCACCGGGTCTACAAGACATATGACCCCAGGGCCAAGATCATGAAAAAAATGTGTGATATTGTACTCTCCAAGGTCAGACGAAATGACCCCTTATTGGATATTGCAAGGCAGCTGGAAGAGGCCGCGCTTGAGGAATCTTATTTTAAAGATAAAAATCTGTATCCCAATGTGGACTTTTATTCGGGTATTGTACTCAGGGCCATGGGCATTCCCACCGATATGTTCACGGTCATGTTCGCCATTGGCCGCCTTCCCGGGTGGATCGCCCAGTGGAAAGAGGATATGGCGGATCCTGAGATGAAGATTTCCCGGCCCAGGCAGATCTATACCGGGGCCACTATCCATGACTATACCCCCATTGGACAGCGGAATGCCGGCCAGGAGTTCTGA
- a CDS encoding zinc ribbon domain-containing protein gives MPIFEFKCTECEEFFEVLVMGSGDDKEIKCPKCKSQEFQRVVSATNYAMGDSGPGAGSKGVHTQERTCSSGTCKTYTVPGATKG, from the coding sequence ATGCCGATTTTTGAGTTTAAGTGCACCGAGTGTGAAGAGTTTTTTGAAGTCCTTGTCATGGGGTCAGGTGATGACAAGGAAATTAAATGTCCCAAATGCAAATCCCAGGAATTCCAGCGGGTGGTTTCCGCCACCAATTATGCCATGGGCGATTCGGGTCCCGGCGCAGGATCAAAGGGGGTTCATACCCAGGAGAGAACCTGTTCCAGCGGAACCTGCAAAACCTACACCGTACCGGGGGCAACCAAGGGGTAG
- a CDS encoding IS256 family transposase: MTEENTEFDFQKALKGIQEGKPFTGKGGVLTSLIKNLAEAALEGELESHLGQEVSANRRNGKSKKTIKSLDGKFELETPRDRVGTFSPQIVKKHQTTLSDEIERKIIALYGLGMSYNDMASHLQEIYGLEISNATLSTITDKIIHTVKEWQARPLENVYPIIWLDAIHYKVRENGKVGSKAVYTILGVNIEGRKEVLGLYISENEGANFWLQVLTDLSNRGVKDILIACVDGLKGFPEAIETIFPDTEVQLCVVHQIRNSLKYVGSKNKKEFMADLKRVYKAVNKDLAEEELDILENKWNDKYPIVIKSWRNNWERLSHFFKYPEEIRRIIYTTNTIEAVHRQFRKLTKTKGSFPNQDSLLKLLYMGIQNASKKWTMPVQNWSLTISQLAIFFEGRLDKELGI, translated from the coding sequence ATGACCGAAGAAAACACCGAATTTGATTTTCAAAAAGCCCTTAAAGGCATCCAGGAAGGTAAACCCTTCACAGGTAAGGGCGGCGTCCTTACATCATTAATCAAAAATCTTGCTGAAGCTGCTCTTGAAGGAGAGTTGGAGTCCCATCTTGGGCAGGAAGTTTCTGCCAACCGCCGTAATGGAAAAAGCAAAAAGACCATTAAATCCCTGGATGGTAAATTTGAGCTGGAAACCCCGCGTGACAGGGTCGGAACCTTCTCTCCACAGATCGTCAAAAAACATCAGACAACGCTCAGCGATGAAATTGAAAGAAAGATAATAGCCCTTTACGGCCTGGGCATGAGTTATAATGATATGGCTTCCCATTTACAGGAAATCTATGGACTTGAGATTTCAAATGCCACTCTGAGCACCATTACCGATAAAATCATCCATACCGTCAAAGAATGGCAGGCCAGGCCGTTGGAAAATGTGTACCCAATCATATGGCTTGATGCCATACATTATAAAGTACGAGAAAACGGAAAGGTCGGCAGCAAAGCCGTTTACACAATTCTTGGGGTGAATATCGAGGGCCGCAAAGAGGTTCTTGGGCTGTACATATCCGAGAATGAGGGTGCGAACTTCTGGCTGCAGGTGTTAACAGACCTTTCAAACCGAGGGGTAAAAGATATCCTGATTGCCTGTGTTGATGGTCTAAAAGGTTTTCCCGAGGCCATTGAGACCATATTCCCGGACACAGAAGTTCAACTCTGCGTAGTCCACCAGATCCGAAATTCATTGAAATACGTTGGTTCCAAAAATAAAAAGGAATTTATGGCAGATCTAAAACGTGTTTATAAAGCGGTCAATAAGGATCTGGCCGAAGAAGAACTGGATATCTTGGAAAATAAATGGAATGACAAATACCCGATTGTGATAAAATCCTGGCGGAACAACTGGGAACGCCTCAGTCATTTCTTTAAATATCCAGAAGAGATCCGACGGATAATATACACCACAAATACCATTGAGGCTGTGCATCGACAGTTTCGAAAACTGACCAAAACAAAGGGATCGTTTCCTAACCAGGACAGCCTGTTAAAGCTGCTTTACATGGGGATCCAGAACGCCAGTAAGAAATGGACAATGCCGGTTCAAAACTGGTCACTGACAATTTCCCAGTTGGCAATTTTCTTTGAAGGCCGGCTGGATAAAGAGCTGGGAATTTGA
- a CDS encoding ISAs1 family transposase — MNEKKSLETFFDNIQDPRHHNKLHNLIDVVIIAICAVVAGADTYEQIENFGKKRKRWLSKFLSLPHGIPSHDTFGRIFERMNPNEFQSSFMHWVQSVAKMTKGQVIAIDGKTLRRSHDTSNDKKAIHMISAWASSNKVVLGQLKTEEKSNEITAIPNLLKLLDISGCIITIDAMGTQKKIAETIINKGCDYVLALKENHKTLHDEAVLFFNKMEEMKNQGYQFNEQTSVDGGHGRVETRRAVITSDIDWFEDKKSWKGLKSIGMIESTREMDGQISHEKRYYISSLDSDPNIFGNAVRRHWGIENSVHWVLDIAFPERAFKILCQLNES; from the coding sequence ATGAACGAAAAAAAATCTCTTGAAACTTTTTTTGACAATATTCAGGACCCCAGACACCACAATAAGCTTCATAATTTAATTGATGTCGTCATCATCGCAATTTGTGCGGTAGTTGCTGGCGCAGACACTTATGAGCAAATTGAAAACTTTGGCAAAAAGAGAAAAAGGTGGTTGTCAAAATTTCTAAGCCTTCCCCATGGGATACCCTCCCATGACACCTTTGGCAGAATTTTTGAAAGGATGAACCCGAATGAATTTCAGAGCAGTTTTATGCACTGGGTTCAGTCGGTTGCAAAGATGACCAAAGGTCAAGTCATTGCAATCGACGGCAAAACTCTAAGGCGTTCACACGATACCTCCAATGATAAGAAAGCCATTCATATGATCAGTGCGTGGGCTTCGTCTAATAAAGTGGTTTTAGGGCAATTAAAAACCGAAGAAAAATCAAATGAAATTACGGCCATTCCAAATCTTTTAAAACTTTTAGATATCTCGGGCTGCATTATAACCATTGATGCCATGGGCACTCAAAAGAAAATCGCTGAAACCATAATAAACAAAGGGTGTGACTATGTCCTTGCCCTGAAAGAAAATCATAAAACCTTGCATGATGAAGCGGTACTTTTTTTCAATAAAATGGAAGAAATGAAAAATCAGGGGTACCAGTTTAATGAACAGACCAGTGTTGACGGAGGGCACGGTCGAGTCGAAACGCGCAGGGCTGTGATAACCTCTGATATTGATTGGTTTGAAGATAAAAAAAGTTGGAAAGGTTTGAAAAGTATTGGAATGATTGAATCCACCCGGGAAATGGACGGCCAGATCAGTCATGAAAAGCGATATTATATATCGAGCCTGGATAGCGACCCCAATATTTTTGGTAATGCTGTCAGGAGGCATTGGGGAATTGAAAATTCAGTGCATTGGGTATTGGATATTGCGTTCCCTGAAAGGGCGTTCAAAATTCTGTGTCAGTTGAATGAAAGCTGA
- a CDS encoding succinylglutamate desuccinylase, producing the protein MTINHKKTGWGILALSVLISVLLTINYVKMWKDDTIIPGPGVTQIKWLSDYLPELKGTLGDTRVFIMEGEKPGGTFLVLGGTHSDEPCGWGAALILVEHCKVAAGRVIVLPHTSNTGFTNNYPQEAHPQFISFSLPDGSKRKFRHGSRLGNSAEHWPDPEVFIQYPSKQKYSGEEFRNPNRAYPGRMNGTFAERVAFGIQQLVRTEKVDMQVDMHEGQPEYPFVNALSGHRRAQDLVTIATLEMQMADLAIGAEVSPDSFRGLSNLEMGDMFPNLLAVTSETVNPTQGKMRGITDEHLPVDGIDAFYDKAAELGYLFTPWENGSPLKMQVGRNMQELQAMCVALEEVAEKQIVFEKIPSYEDLMENGVGYYLNPLPKQGVPDPGFRALPGIWRLITQG; encoded by the coding sequence ATGACGATCAACCATAAAAAAACAGGTTGGGGGATACTTGCGCTCTCCGTGCTCATAAGTGTTCTGCTGACCATAAATTATGTTAAGATGTGGAAGGATGACACCATCATTCCCGGTCCGGGCGTGACCCAGATTAAATGGCTCAGTGACTACCTGCCGGAACTGAAAGGAACCCTGGGAGATACCCGGGTTTTTATCATGGAGGGGGAAAAGCCCGGGGGAACATTTCTGGTGCTTGGCGGAACCCACTCGGACGAACCCTGCGGCTGGGGTGCGGCCCTGATACTGGTGGAACATTGTAAAGTGGCCGCAGGCAGGGTTATTGTTCTGCCCCACACCAGCAACACAGGCTTTACCAACAACTACCCCCAGGAAGCCCACCCTCAGTTTATCAGCTTTTCTCTGCCGGACGGCAGCAAGCGAAAGTTCCGTCACGGCTCACGCCTGGGTAACTCTGCCGAGCATTGGCCTGATCCGGAAGTATTTATCCAGTATCCCAGCAAGCAGAAATATTCCGGCGAGGAATTCCGCAACCCCAACCGCGCTTACCCGGGCCGTATGAACGGCACCTTTGCCGAGCGCGTTGCCTTTGGCATCCAGCAGCTGGTTCGCACCGAAAAGGTGGACATGCAGGTGGACATGCACGAAGGGCAGCCGGAATATCCCTTTGTCAACGCCCTTAGCGGTCATCGCCGGGCCCAGGATCTGGTTACCATTGCGACGCTTGAAATGCAGATGGCTGACCTGGCCATTGGGGCGGAAGTATCTCCCGATTCCTTTCGGGGGCTGAGCAACCTTGAGATGGGGGACATGTTTCCGAATCTTCTGGCCGTGACCTCTGAAACCGTTAACCCCACCCAGGGCAAAATGCGCGGTATCACAGATGAACATCTGCCCGTGGACGGCATTGATGCCTTCTATGACAAGGCTGCAGAACTGGGTTATCTGTTTACGCCCTGGGAAAACGGCAGCCCTCTGAAAATGCAGGTTGGCCGTAATATGCAAGAATTGCAGGCCATGTGTGTTGCTTTGGAGGAGGTGGCAGAAAAACAGATTGTGTTTGAAAAAATTCCTTCCTATGAAGATCTCATGGAAAACGGTGTGGGTTACTACTTAAACCCATTGCCGAAACAAGGTGTGCCCGATCCCGGGTTTCGTGCCCTGCCAGGTATATGGCGGCTGATAACCCAGGGGTAA
- the pgsC gene encoding poly-gamma-glutamate biosynthesis protein PgsC, which yields MLIEAIAIGLVYGFFFLEWTGLVAGGLIAPGYFALAFDQPWAIALCLLTALASMIAVRLLSFVTILYGRRRFILSVLVAFALQWSVGAMVMGTELAQGRVEVVGYIIPGLVAHEMDRQGVGLTLLSLLVLSCLVFLSLRGIEWMRI from the coding sequence ATGCTGATTGAAGCCATTGCCATTGGTCTTGTCTATGGTTTTTTCTTTTTAGAGTGGACAGGACTTGTTGCCGGCGGTCTTATCGCTCCAGGCTATTTTGCCCTGGCCTTTGACCAGCCCTGGGCTATTGCTCTCTGCCTGCTGACAGCCCTGGCTAGCATGATTGCGGTGCGCCTTCTTTCTTTTGTCACCATCCTTTACGGGCGGCGCCGTTTCATTCTCAGCGTTCTGGTGGCCTTTGCACTGCAATGGAGTGTGGGGGCCATGGTCATGGGCACGGAACTGGCCCAGGGCAGGGTGGAAGTGGTTGGGTACATCATCCCCGGGTTAGTGGCCCATGAAATGGATCGCCAGGGAGTAGGGCTGACATTGTTGTCGCTTCTGGTTCTTTCCTGCCTGGTCTTTCTTTCGCTGAGGGGGATAGAATGGATGCGGATTTGA
- the pgsW gene encoding poly-gamma-glutamate system protein produces MEKGIKELKAMRQSMGIPLEPKLDPALSGLIGVDYSDITSTLGDLRAKQTSLNPQFAGLLVVWLKQAGIKKRDRVALSFSGSFPALNLATHCACDVLNLNTFIISSVGASCYGANIPGFTWLDMESRLFDKGLIRTRSCYASLGGIMDTGGGIDETSIEAGEAAIMRHGARYLREGTPRTVVFDVKRRMDLYTTGGLPKAFINVGGNVMSMGWVSEAALLDNGLIKRIPDSSSPQRGTIFRMFEAGVPVIHLINIERLAAAYHLPIAPVNLTPGADLGMDMDTGWRGHLWQLGVLLAAWFFIGSLFLFYELSLCRKKAE; encoded by the coding sequence ATGGAAAAGGGAATAAAAGAATTGAAAGCCATGCGCCAGAGCATGGGCATCCCCCTGGAACCGAAACTCGATCCTGCCCTGTCAGGCCTCATTGGTGTTGATTATTCGGACATTACAAGCACCCTGGGGGATTTACGCGCCAAACAGACTTCCCTTAATCCACAATTTGCAGGACTTCTGGTTGTGTGGCTCAAGCAGGCAGGGATAAAAAAAAGGGACCGGGTGGCCCTCTCCTTTTCCGGCTCCTTTCCCGCCCTTAACCTGGCAACCCATTGCGCCTGCGACGTGCTGAACCTGAACACTTTCATCATCAGTTCCGTTGGGGCTTCCTGTTACGGGGCCAATATTCCCGGCTTTACCTGGCTGGATATGGAGTCCCGGCTGTTTGACAAGGGACTGATCCGTACCCGTAGTTGTTACGCCTCTCTTGGCGGCATCATGGATACTGGGGGAGGAATTGATGAAACCAGCATAGAGGCAGGGGAAGCGGCCATTATGCGGCACGGGGCCAGGTATCTTCGGGAAGGCACACCCCGTACCGTGGTCTTCGATGTGAAACGCCGCATGGATTTATATACAACAGGGGGACTGCCCAAGGCCTTCATCAATGTGGGCGGCAATGTCATGTCCATGGGCTGGGTAAGCGAGGCAGCCCTGCTGGACAATGGATTGATCAAGCGGATTCCTGATAGTTCAAGCCCTCAGAGGGGAACCATCTTCCGCATGTTTGAAGCGGGCGTACCCGTTATCCATCTAATCAATATAGAACGCCTCGCAGCTGCGTATCATCTGCCCATTGCTCCGGTAAATTTGACCCCGGGGGCAGACCTGGGCATGGATATGGATACTGGGTGGCGCGGGCATCTGTGGCAGCTGGGAGTTCTTTTGGCTGCATGGTTTTTTATAGGTTCTCTTTTTTTATTCTATGAACTTTCGCTCTGCCGCAAAAAGGCGGAGTAA
- a CDS encoding D-glycerate dehydrogenase yields the protein MNGKIRVLITRDFPGAGLEILDRNGFDLDPWEKDRPMTPRELVSRAKNCQAMVCTLTEKIDKAFITANPQLEMISQFAVGFDNIDVDFATKAKIPVGFTPDTMTEATADIAFGLMIATARKMFFLHKKILRGEWGFFRPRANLGMELRNKTLGIFGMGRIGMQMARLCKAAYDMKVIYHNRSRNMEAENLLNAQWVEFDTLAAQSDVVSVHSVLSPETRGIFNGQAFARMKSSAIFINTARGPIHNEADLLQALELKEVWGAGLDVTDTEPMDRGNPLLSMENVCILPHVGSATQEARDNMSVRAAENIVEFYRTGRVPFLVNPRVFD from the coding sequence ATGAATGGAAAAATAAGAGTGCTGATCACCCGTGATTTTCCCGGGGCCGGCCTAGAAATTCTGGACCGGAACGGCTTTGACCTGGATCCATGGGAAAAGGACAGACCCATGACTCCCCGGGAGTTGGTATCACGGGCCAAAAATTGCCAGGCCATGGTCTGCACCCTGACAGAGAAAATTGACAAGGCCTTTATCACTGCCAATCCCCAGCTTGAGATGATTTCCCAGTTTGCCGTGGGGTTTGACAATATTGATGTGGATTTTGCCACAAAGGCTAAGATTCCCGTGGGATTCACTCCGGATACCATGACAGAGGCCACGGCTGACATTGCCTTTGGCCTCATGATTGCCACGGCCAGGAAAATGTTTTTTCTCCATAAAAAAATTTTAAGGGGGGAATGGGGTTTTTTCAGGCCCAGGGCCAATCTTGGCATGGAACTTCGGAATAAGACCCTGGGGATTTTCGGCATGGGCAGGATCGGGATGCAAATGGCCCGGCTCTGCAAGGCAGCCTACGATATGAAGGTGATCTACCATAACCGGTCCAGGAATATGGAGGCAGAAAATCTGCTCAACGCCCAATGGGTTGAATTTGACACCCTTGCGGCCCAAAGTGATGTGGTTTCTGTCCATTCAGTGCTCAGCCCTGAAACCCGGGGCATTTTTAATGGACAGGCCTTTGCCCGGATGAAGTCCTCTGCCATTTTTATCAACACGGCCCGGGGCCCGATTCATAATGAGGCAGATCTTTTACAGGCCCTGGAATTAAAGGAGGTCTGGGGGGCGGGGCTGGATGTCACCGATACCGAGCCCATGGACAGGGGCAATCCACTGCTCTCCATGGAAAATGTCTGCATCCTTCCCCATGTGGGTTCTGCCACCCAGGAGGCCAGGGACAATATGTCCGTTCGGGCGGCAGAAAATATTGTTGAATTTTATAGAACAGGCCGGGTTCCCTTTTTGGTCAATCCCCGGGTGTTTGATTGA
- a CDS encoding GNAT family N-acetyltransferase → MGKNTRKIIFQDNAPSHPSFGTPEWIIAGMDRGEAYFLGQMGDQAVGCVAYESPEPEIAYLNRLAVLPGFQNKGVGKKLVSHVIDRARKDEKKQVSIGIIKAHKSLKNWYLSLGFEISGTKVFDHLPFDVLFMTLDLNAR, encoded by the coding sequence GTGGGTAAAAATACCAGGAAAATAATTTTTCAGGACAATGCCCCTTCCCATCCGTCTTTTGGCACCCCGGAGTGGATCATTGCGGGCATGGACAGGGGTGAGGCCTATTTTTTGGGGCAGATGGGGGACCAGGCCGTGGGATGTGTGGCATACGAGAGCCCTGAGCCGGAGATTGCCTACCTGAACCGTCTGGCTGTTTTACCCGGGTTTCAGAATAAAGGCGTTGGCAAAAAACTGGTCTCCCATGTTATTGATAGGGCCCGAAAAGATGAGAAAAAACAGGTCAGTATCGGTATTATCAAGGCCCATAAATCGTTAAAAAACTGGTATCTTTCTCTGGGATTTGAGATTTCAGGCACCAAGGTTTTTGACCATCTTCCCTTTGATGTGCTTTTCATGACCCTGGATCTAAACGCCCGGTGA
- a CDS encoding RNA pseudouridine synthase, with product MKPKQNILVAGQGPGWLCVEKPSGLSVHNQPGFDLVSRLKSCPDLEFSMIQPVHRLDKETSGLLLMATDPAVLSRLSDLFARKKIQKRYKTLVHGNFDLPDQAQGLWETPLSKQAGGRTNPGGKGKKVKAMTRYQVEAQTPHYALLDIELMTGRKHQIRRHAKLAGHPVIGDTRYGSARSIEFLKKKKQVYTMGLHAYFLEFYDHDQKITLEIEGITPDMARLLTEEGERG from the coding sequence ATGAAACCCAAGCAAAATATCCTTGTTGCAGGCCAGGGCCCGGGATGGCTCTGCGTTGAAAAGCCCTCTGGCCTGAGCGTGCACAATCAGCCAGGCTTTGACCTTGTCTCCCGTCTCAAATCCTGCCCAGACCTTGAGTTTTCCATGATCCAGCCGGTCCACCGCCTGGACAAAGAGACCTCGGGGCTGTTGCTGATGGCCACAGACCCTGCCGTGCTTTCACGGCTTTCGGATCTCTTTGCCCGAAAAAAAATCCAAAAAAGGTACAAAACCCTGGTTCACGGGAATTTTGATCTGCCTGACCAGGCCCAAGGCCTCTGGGAGACCCCTTTGTCCAAACAGGCCGGGGGCAGAACCAATCCCGGGGGAAAAGGAAAAAAAGTCAAGGCAATGACCCGGTATCAAGTAGAGGCCCAGACCCCTCACTATGCCCTTTTGGACATTGAACTGATGACCGGTCGAAAACACCAGATCCGCCGCCATGCAAAACTGGCAGGCCATCCAGTTATCGGGGATACCCGGTACGGCTCTGCCCGGTCCATTGAATTTTTAAAAAAGAAAAAACAGGTGTACACCATGGGCCTGCACGCTTATTTCCTGGAATTTTACGATCACGATCAAAAGATCACCCTTGAAATTGAGGGCATTACCCCGGACATGGCGCGTCTTTTAACAGAAGAGGGGGAACGTGGATGA
- a CDS encoding TetR family transcriptional regulator, whose translation MRNTTKENRSFIEIHRRKQILDIAVDMISRNGYQQTTMAAIAKEAGFSKGVIFYYFKNKEDLISQTGLTLLEELRSFTIGQMKKQAPGKGQLNAYVKAYFDFIRKNQKKFSILMEVGFNLNTMSQHSLFGSQEYAECRRRLDKLIQMEGMPKGEGQALSAVIQGMLDGVGIQWIADKSAVDLDACQSLIVEMVGRYMASDNMPE comes from the coding sequence ATGAGAAATACAACTAAAGAAAACAGATCCTTCATTGAGATCCACCGCAGAAAACAAATTTTAGACATTGCTGTGGATATGATTTCCCGAAACGGTTATCAGCAGACAACTATGGCGGCCATTGCCAAGGAGGCCGGATTCAGCAAGGGGGTGATCTTTTACTATTTTAAAAATAAAGAAGACCTTATCTCTCAAACGGGGTTGACCCTGCTTGAAGAACTCCGGAGTTTTACCATCGGGCAGATGAAAAAGCAGGCCCCGGGAAAAGGCCAGCTCAATGCCTATGTGAAAGCCTATTTTGATTTTATTCGTAAAAATCAAAAAAAATTCAGCATCCTTATGGAAGTGGGGTTCAACCTGAATACCATGAGTCAGCACTCGCTTTTCGGATCCCAGGAATATGCCGAGTGCAGGCGGCGTCTTGATAAACTTATTCAAATGGAGGGTATGCCCAAAGGAGAAGGCCAGGCTCTTTCTGCTGTGATTCAGGGGATGCTGGATGGGGTCGGAATTCAGTGGATTGCAGATAAATCTGCTGTGGACCTGGATGCTTGCCAAAGCTTAATCGTTGAAATGGTGGGCCGGTATATGGCCTCGGATAATATGCCCGAGTGA
- a CDS encoding acyl--CoA ligase translates to MKAKRFLWQYVEHWASVDPDFTAMRCDKKSYTYSDFDEMTENMATAFLSAGINPGDMIATLLPASIEYITALVAADKIGAVVTALDVKYKKAELKRFLSHVRPKAILSLARTQDFDLESALESVIQDLESEDTIALYMVGKTSIGQPFDTLYMLDPEQRTRLLECKARQKPDDGLLVIFTGGTTGVPKSAMLSKENVTAMAEAEARILANSMEGIGIKGRIKSLAYLPPSHVGGSVEMICSAIAAGNEIIIHDTWSPKRFLETIEKESIPWIGGVPTMYAIILLLPELDSYDLSSLKLAILSGEKVKLDLLNQIKSRICPNIMIGYGSTEAGSEISFTRLDDPLEKIASGTDCRSRRQSSAGRRKRRSPGPGKAYHQFLF, encoded by the coding sequence ATGAAAGCAAAAAGATTTTTATGGCAATATGTAGAACATTGGGCTTCAGTAGATCCTGATTTCACGGCCATGCGTTGTGATAAAAAATCATATACGTATAGTGACTTTGACGAAATGACGGAAAACATGGCCACGGCATTCCTGTCCGCCGGTATTAATCCGGGAGACATGATCGCCACCCTGCTTCCGGCCAGCATAGAGTATATCACAGCACTGGTTGCTGCGGATAAGATCGGGGCCGTTGTTACGGCTTTGGATGTGAAGTACAAAAAAGCGGAGTTAAAACGATTCCTTTCCCATGTCCGTCCTAAAGCAATACTTTCTCTGGCCAGAACCCAAGACTTTGACCTGGAATCGGCTTTGGAGTCCGTGATCCAAGACCTGGAATCGGAAGATACCATTGCTTTATACATGGTGGGAAAAACGTCTATCGGCCAGCCCTTTGACACCCTTTACATGTTGGATCCGGAACAACGAACCCGGCTTTTGGAATGCAAAGCTCGCCAAAAGCCTGACGACGGTCTTTTGGTTATATTTACGGGCGGCACCACTGGTGTCCCCAAGTCAGCGATGCTCAGCAAAGAGAATGTAACTGCCATGGCTGAAGCTGAAGCCCGGATATTGGCCAATTCAATGGAAGGCATTGGCATCAAGGGGAGAATCAAAAGCCTGGCCTATCTTCCCCCCAGTCATGTCGGCGGCTCTGTGGAGATGATCTGCAGCGCAATTGCTGCCGGGAATGAAATTATCATCCACGACACTTGGAGCCCGAAACGCTTTTTGGAAACCATTGAGAAGGAAAGCATCCCCTGGATCGGAGGTGTGCCTACCATGTATGCCATCATCCTCCTTTTACCCGAACTGGACAGCTATGACCTCTCTTCTTTAAAACTTGCAATCTTGTCAGGTGAAAAGGTAAAACTTGACCTGCTCAATCAGATCAAATCACGAATCTGTCCTAACATCATGATTGGATATGGCAGTACAGAGGCCGGTTCTGAGATTAGCTTTACCAGGCTGGACGATCCCCTTGAAAAAATTGCCAGCGGAACGGATTGCAGATCCAGACGGCAATCCTCTGCCGGCCGGAGAAAAAGGAGAAGTCCAGGTCCGGGGAAAGCTTACCATCAATTCTTATTTTAA